ACGCCTGGAATTTATCGAAGACTGCGAGGTCGCAGGCATTTTACCCACACAAAAAGAATGCGACGACTTTCCAAAAGAATGCGATGACTTTTCAGATACAATACTACCACCCTTGCCTCAAATACATTACAACCCGCAACATATTCATCTCAACTAAACCAATACTATTTCCAGCAACAATATCTGGAAAAGAGGCTCTTATGAGATACGTACTGGATGGAATAAAATGGATTGGATTGCTCCTCTTTCTGACCTGGCAATGCAATGCCGTTGCGGCAAAACATGAAACGGGTCAGATTCAGGGAGTGGTGCAAACATCTGAAAGAACGCCGCTACCCAATGTGAATATCACCATTGCAAATACACCATTGGGAACTGTGAGCTCATCGACAGGGCGGTTTTCTTTCAACAATGTGCAAGCTGGTGATTACGTCCTTATAGCGCGCCTGGTAGGATATCATCTCGTGGAAAAAGAGATAAAAATCTCGACAAACACCACCGCGCGAATGACCATCGCGTTGACACCCGAAACCATTGCATTGCCGCCAATTGTTGTCACAGGCACCAAATCGTCTCGCAAAGTCGAAAATGCACCCATCCAAACACAGGTCATTACCAAACGAGAAATCGATGCATCTGGCGTAATAAATTTGAGAGGCCTGCTGGCCGAACAAACCGGGCTTGCCGTCATATCCGATCACGGCATGGGCGTTCAGATGCAGGGCTTTGACCCCGATTATACGCTTATTCTCCTGGATGGCGAACCCATCATCGGCCGCACAGCGGGAACGCTCGATCTGGACCGCTTTTTGGTGAACAATCTCGAGCAAGTAGAAATCGTCAAAGGACCAACATCGTCGCTCTATGGCAGTGAGGCACTCGCCGGGGTGATCAACCTCATCACGCGAATGCCTGAAAAACCATTCTCCATATCTGTGCGTCCGCGCTATGGCAGCTTCGGCTCCTTGAATTTCACTGGCGAATTAGAAACCCACCAACGCAATATCGGGACCTCATTCTTTATTGACAGAAGCCAGAGTGACGGATATGACCACACCCCCGAAACGATTTCTCCAACCGCGCCTGAATATGTCACCTATACGGCAAATCCCAAAATCGTTTACCGCCCCAATCCTCGAACCACGCTATCGCTTGCAGCGCGGGTATTTGTAGAAGACCAATACAGCCTTGATGAAATCTACGCAAACGGTGCGATAGAGGCCATCCACAGCGATGCGCGATTGACGGATTGGAATATCAATCCCAAAATCGTCTTTCAATGGACACCCGATTTCCAGATAACGGGAAAATTTTATACCACCAGGTACCACACCAAAAGCGAGCTCACCTATCGCAACAGTGGCGAGACCTACTCTGCCTCAACTTTCACCCAAAACTATCACAAAGCCGAATTACAGGCCCAAAAGCTCATAGGAAAAACAAATCTGATCACAGTGGGCGCAGGAGGCATTTGGGAATCGGTCAAAGCAGACCGCATCACAGGTGGGCGACAAACCTCGCAAAATGCCTTTGCTTTTCTTCAAGAAGAATGGTTGCCCACCACATGGCTCAACATCGTCCTCAGCGGACGCATTGATGCACACAGCGATTACGCAACCCGTTTAAGCCCCAAAGCAGCACTCCTCATCAAACCAATACCCTCTCTGCGTCTCCGCGCCTCTATCGGCAGCGGCTTCAAAGCACCCACCTTTCAGCAATTGTATCTGGATTTTACAAATCCCTCCGTGGGTTATTCCGTGTTGGGATCAACATACATGCGCGAAGGCCTGGCATTACTACAACGCGAAGGCCGTATTGCCGCCATCTTGCAAGATGTTGAATCACTGGAACAGATCCGCGCCGAAAGTGCGGTTTCGTATAACGGAGGCATTGAAATCGCCCCGCGAGGCAGTATATCCGCCAAAATCAATTTCTTCCACAATAACGTACAGGACCTCATCGAAGCCTCGCCCATCGCGCGCAAAATGAGCGGACAAAGTGTCTATACCTATTTCAACCTCAATCGCGTCTTTACAAAAGGCATAGAAAGCGAACTCACACTAAACCCATTCTCAGACGTGACCCTATCCGCCGGCTATCAGTATTTGGAAACCGGGGATCGAGAAGTCCTGGACAAAATCGAAGCCGATCAAATTGTAAAAATTGACACAGAAACCAACAAGCTGCGCCACGTTGAAATATCTGAATACGGCGGTTTGTACAATCGCTCAAAACACACGGCCACGATGCGATTCTTTTTCCACAATGAGAAACTCGGTTTTAGCGGGAGTTTGCGCGGTATTTATCGGGGGCGATACGGTTATCGCGACCGCAACTTAAATACCATCTTAGATGCACCAGAAGAATATGCACCGGGTTATGACCTCTGGCACATCTCCATATCCCAACACATCCGCAAAGTCGCGACAGTTCAATTGGGCATCGACAACATATTCGATGAAAAGCGACTGGACTACACCCCTTCACTGCCCGGGCGAACACTCTATGCAGGATTGACAAAGAGCTTCTAATCACTTCAAATTTTCAGGGAGGATACCGTCGTGAAAACTCTAAACCTGTTACTCTTTTGTATTTTTGTTTTAGCAACAGCGCCAGCACTGGCACAAACACCGTCCAATGCCGATTTTGACGGCAGTGGCACAGTCGATTTCCCCGACTTTCTCCAGTTTGCCCAGGCTTTTGGCACAACAGAGGCCTTATACGACCTCGACAACAGTGGAACGGTTGATTTTGCAGACTTCTTACTCTTCGTCCAGGTATTCGGCAGTGAAGCCGCGCCAGCCCCTGCGCCAATTACAACGCTAACAGAAGTCGTCGTCCAGGATATTCCCGCCGACCCGAATCGGCAGGACGTCTTCACATATTACAGCCTTCGAGACAGTGCTATTGTATCGCCAGCAGATTCCAACTCCACAAAATGGGATATTGCGTTTAAGGGGACGACCGTCTTAACCAACAGCGGCAGCAGCGGTCCAGGTGAAGGCGGTGCAATCGTACTCACAGCAACAGATTACGATACCCTTTCAACAGCACCCGAATCGGGATATGTACAGGATCAGGCCGGTCTTCCCGCTATCGGCAGAGCCTGGTACACATATACCGGGCCTGAGGGTTTTCCACCCCATGCCATCCTGATGAACCCCGGGATCGTACTGGTTATCCGCACCGCAGATGGTCGTTATGCCAAGCTCAAATTTACGAGCTATTACAAAGGCGGTGGCGCAATACCATCTGCTGGCGCACAATCGCGTTTTTACAATTTCACCTACACATTTCAACCCGACGGGACGCGCTCGCTTCGGTGATTGAAACACAAGACAGGAGGTCTGTTATGATAGCTGTTGCCAATCGCATTTTTGTAAATCCAGAATACGCCGAACAATTTGAAGAGCGTTTTCGCAATCGAGCACATCTGGTGGATGGCATGCCGGGTTTTATCTCCAACAAAGTATTACGCCCGAAAAAAAAGGATCATCCCTATATCGTGCTCACCTTTTGGGAATCGCACGAGCATTTCAAAAACTGGGTCAATTCCGAGGCATTTCAAAAAGGCCACGCCAGGTCGGGATCATTACCCAAAGAGGCGTTTACAGGTTCAAACCAATTGGAGATTCACGAGGTTTTTCTGGACTCTGAACACAAGGAGACAGTCTAATGCGCCGCGTACCCATTCTTCTATTCCTGTGTTGCGGATTATTCACACAAGCCCGTGCCGATGAACACGTACAGCGCGTCGTATCGGTAGGTGGCGACGTCACAGAGATTGTGTACGCACTCGCCGCCGATTCACTCCTGGTAGGTGTAGATACATCCAGCCAATATCCCGAAGCCGCAACATCCCTGCCCAAAGTGGGATACCAGCGTCGGCTCTCAGCCGAAGGCGTATTGTCTCTAAATCCAACCCTGGTATTGGTCAGCGCAGATGCGGGGCCACCCGCAGCCCTGGAACAAATTCGTCAGGCCGACGTGCGGGTGGTGGTATTGCCCGACTCATATACGGTCGAGGTCGCTAAAAAAAAGATCCGCGCGATTGCCAGTGCGCTGAAAAAGACAGAAAAAGGGGAAGCTCTCGCACAAAAATTATCTGACGACATGCAGCAAACGCGCCAATTGCTCGCAAAAGTATCTCGTCATCCCCGCGTATTATTTATCTATGCACGAGGGCAGGGCACAATGTTAGTATCGGGAAAAAATACATCTGCCAATGCCGTGATCAATTTAGCAGGTGGCGTGAATGCCGTGACCGAATACGACGGATATAAACCTTTAACATCTGAGGCAGTAGTCGCTGCGGCACCCGATGTCATTTTGATGCTCGAAAGCGGACTGGAAAGCCTGGGTGATATAGATGATCTGCTCAAAGTACCCGGCGTAGCATTGACACCGGCCGGACAGGAACGGCGCATTGTGACGATGAATGGCATTTATCTGTTGGGATTCGGTCCCCGGTTGGCCGATGCAGTGCGCGACCTGTCTCATCTATTACACCCACAATTGAAAGATGGGTCATGAGCGCGGTACCAACAGTTTTACAACGGGATGGTATTCGCATTTCTCGCTTACAAATAAAACGAACCTCTCTGATATTGCTGGCACTGTGCGCCTTGCTATGCGTACTGGCAGTAGCCTCGGTGGGCATTGGCGCAGTATCCGTTACACCCGCACAGGTTTTGTCGATCTTTGCAAAACGAATGGGGTTTTCTGTTGAGCAAACATTTCAATCGCACCAGGAAGCTGTTGTCGTCGCCATTCGGCTGCCGAGAGTCCTGTTGAACATACTCGTCGGAGCTGGATTGGCTGTATCTGGTGCTGCCATGCAGGGGCTTTTTCGCAACCCATTGGCCGACCCCGGTTTGATTGGCGTGTCAAGTGGTGCCGCATTAGCTGCGGTATCCGTAATTGTCCTGGGCGCGACTGTATTGAAGGGCCTATCGGAGATTTTGGGCATCTTTACACTGCCCATCGCTGCATTTATCGGCGGGGTCGCTGCAACACTACTGGTCTATCAATTGTCCGCGACAAGTGGACGCGTAGCTGTGGCAACAATGCTGTTGGCGGGCATAGCCATCAATGCATTGAGCGGTGCATTAACGGGTTTATTGACATTTGTGGCAACAGATGCACAGTTGCGCAATATCACATTCTGGAGCATGGGCAACATGGGTGGCGCGACCTGGACCTCGGTGAGCGTAGTAACGCCTTTTATTATTATATCGGTCTGTTTGCTCGGTCTCTATGGACGCGCGCTCAACATCTTTTTATTGGGAGAATCCGAGGCGAGGCATCTGGGCGTATCTGTCGAACGCATGAAGCGCGAAGTGATAACACTGGCTGCGCTCGCTGTGGGTGCATCGGTTTCTGTGGTGGGCATAATCGGATTTGTCGGCCTGGTGGTGCCGCACCTTCTGCGGTTATCAATTGGGCCAGATCATCGCTACTTAATCCCGGGAGCAGCACTCCTGGGGGCTTCTCTATTGATGGCCGCTGATCTGGTAGCACGCACGCTTGTCGCACCTGCCGAATTGCCCATAGGCATTGTAACAGCAGTCATCGGCGTACCCTTTTTCCTCTTTTTATTGCTACAAAATCGCAACCGACAGGTGTTTTGATGTTTGAAGCGCGCGGGGTTTCTGTTCTAATAGATGGGCACTATCTGCTCAAACGCGTTTCGATCCAGATCGCACCGGGCAAAGTTGTGGCCGTGCTCGGGCCAAATGGCGCAGGCAAATCCACGTTGGTAAAAGTGATGTGCGGTGAGTGGGTCCCCTCTGAGGGAACGATCTGGATAGATGGATGTTCTATTGCCGATTTAACACCTATTAACTGTGCGAAACAGCGCGCGATTTTGCCACAACAGTCTTTTTTAACTTTCCCCTTCCGCGTTTTAGACGTGGTGCTGATGGGGCGCTTCCCACACGTAAAAGGCATAGAAAGCGCGCGGGATTATGAGATTGCACAGGAGGCTTTGAAACGGGTAGGCGTGGCGCACCTGGAACAGCGCGTTTATCCAACACTATCGGGTGGCGAGCAACAGCGGGTACAATTTGCGCGCGTACTGGCCCAAATATGGGACAAACATCTCACCGCAGGGCGATATCTGCTACTGGACGAACCAACGACAAGCCTGGATTTATCGCATCAGCATCAGGTATTGCAACTGGCCCGGAAATGGGCCAGCAATGAAACAGGAGTACTCTGCGTGTTGCACGACCTCAACTTAGCTTCCCAATATGCCGACGAGGTACATGTGTTGAAAAATGGCGAACAAGTGGCCAGTGGTGTTCCCAATCAGGTACTGACGCCAGACGTGGTTTCAGATGCATTTGATATTCGCGTACGGCAAATTATCCATCCCGTCAAAAAATTTCCACTCATTGTACCCAAATAAAAAAGCACCCTCAGTATATATCTCTGAGAGTGCTTCTGTATTCAGTCTGCCTGCGGACACAAGTATTTATCCCCCCATATCCCGATCCAGTAAAAACAGACCATAAGCGTCATCGCCCACCAGCTTCAACTTTTGCACAATACTGCTGATTTGGGCCTCCTCTTCTACCTGTTTCTCGATAAACCACTTCAAAAAAATCTCCGTTGCATGGTCGCGCTCATTCAGTGAGAGATCGACCAGATCATTGATCATCCCACTGGATTTCTGCTCTTGCCGATGCGCATCTTCAAAAACCTCCAGAGGGGATGCCCATTCAGAAGGGGGTTCGGCGATCTGCTTGAGCAGAACCCGACAGTTCCGCGCATTAATATAATCCACGATCTTGAGCGCGTGCATCCGTTCTTCTTTGTATTGCTCGCGCATATAATGGGCGAACCCATGCAGATTTACCTCGTGAAAATACGTCTCCATGGCGAGATAGTGAAATGCCGAATGGAACTCAAAATTGAGTTGCTCGTTCAAAGCCATGAGGACCTTTTCGGGAATCATAACAAAAAACAAACCTCCTGTTGGGTGACTTATGAGCCACACTGGGGTAGTCAAATACTCCGCGTTTAGGTACCCTAAAGTTTTACGCAATTTCGCAAAAAGAATCAATAGAAAAATTCGCTACACCATTGGGGATTTATTGCTCTAAATAAAGTATAATCAATCAATTATTTTAACAGGTTGACAAAATCCATATTTTTCTTATACTTATCCCCCCCTTTTGGATACTCCTTTTTTCTCCCTCTCGCAACAGGAGGACACCATGATCAACACAAACATAAACGCCGCGCTCAATGAGCAACTCAACATGGAATACTACTCGGCGTATAGTTATCTGGCAATGTCCGCGTATTTTCTCACGCAAAATCTCAACGGCTTTGCCCATTGGATGCGCGTTCAAGCCCAGGAAGAACTCACCCATGGCATGAAAATATACGACTTCCTCGACGACCGCGAGGCCGATATACGCTTTAGCGCCATTGATACCCCCAAACAAAGTTGGGACAGCCCATTAGAAGTATTTGAAGACAGCCTTGCCCAGGAGCAAAGAGTCTCTCAAAGCATCTACAACATCGCCGATCTCGCCCTGTCCGAACGCGACCACGCCACCCATACCTTTCTCCAGTGGTTTATTGCCGAACAGGTCGAAGAAGAAGCCATTGTCAGGGAATTGATCGACACGATCAAGCTGGTCGGCATAGAGGGCAACGGTTTGTTCTTGCTCGACCGCGACCTCGCACAGCGACAACTCAATGGCACAGATACTGCCGAGGGCCAATAGCAAGCCTGTAACTCGTTAAACAAGAGTTATTTATTGACAAATGAAATTCTATTTATTATTATTCCTCAATATGCCAATAAGTATTTCATCTAAAAATATCAGGAGAATGGCACAGAAAAATAGTTGCATTACATAATTGAATCCGCTATCTTGTCTGCCCAAGTATTATTTTTCCCCTCAATACTTGCCCCACACTATGATTTGGTCGAACACACCGCTCCCCTGCGGCCCGTGGTCGTTTCCCCATCCAGATCAACTCCCCAAAGCAACACTCCCCTAAACCAGGTTGTCACATAATCAGGCCATTGGTATCCCCATGATCGATGTGCCGTATATTCTGGCAACAACCGATTCTCTCCCATACAAGAGTCGGAAGGTGTCACAGTACTTATTGTGAACCTTTGACGAGTTGAAACACAAGACACTCGATCAAGAGAGTCGATTTTTCAGTCACGGGGGAAATACATGTCTGCCGCACTTATGAGTTACAGGACCTCAAACGGAACAAATGGAGGCAGCAGTTCCGCACTGGAACTCTATTTTAAAGACATCGCCTATAGCGAATTGCTCACGCCACAAGAAGAAATTGATCTGGCCAAGCGCATTCGCAAAGGAGACCGCAAAAGTCTGAATAAAATGATCGAATCCAATTTGCGATTCGTCATTACCATAGCCAAAGAATATCAGGGACGCGGCCTGCTCCTGGAAGACCTCATCGCCGAAGGCAACATGGGTCTTGTTCGCGCAGCCACCCGCTACGACGAAACCGTAGGCGTCAAATTCACCACGTATGCAGTCTGGTGGATTCGACAGGGCATCTTATCGGCATTGGCAGAAAAAGCCCGCATGGTGCGACTGCCCGTCAACAAAATCAAACACCTGAGCAAATTGGAACGCATATCCTCAGAACTCAAACAATCGCTGGGGCGAGAACCGCGTGTTGAAGAAATCGCTGCACAGGCCGAACTGCACCCCAAGCAAGTTCAAGACCTCCTCAGCGCTTCGCGGTGGCATGTCTCGTTCGACATGCCCCTTGAAGACGGCCCTGACACCAGCTTGCTGGAAATGTTGTCAGACAACGATCAGGAAACCCCGGAAGAGGCCATGCTCGAAAGCTCCATGGCAGAGGAAATACGCACCGCGCTCAACACATTGGCTCCGCGCGACGCCCGCGTGTTGCGCCTCTATTTTGGCATCAACAGCGGTGAAACAATGACGCTGGAACAAATTGGCAACATCCTCAACCTGACCAAAGAGCGCGTGCGCCAAATACGCGACAAAGCCCTGGCGGCACTCAAGCATCCCTCTCGTATGCGAAAAATGAGAACCCTACTGATGGAGAATTGATCCGGTGGCCAATCACATGGAATCGGCTGGCATGGGCATCACCCGCGTCAGCCACATCACATTGGTTACAGGCAACCTCGAGCGCGCATCTGCATTTTACGAAAAAATTCTGGGGCTGCAACCCATCCCCCGGCCAGATTACGACTTTGCAGGTGCCTGGTATCGCTGTGGCGACGTCGAAATCCACCTGATCCTCGCCGAAGAATACCCCCGTCCCTCGCGCCGCCACATCGCCTTTGAAGTCGCTGACTTCGACCGCGTCATCACCTCGCTCGACCGCGAGCGCGTGCGCGTGGCATCAGGTCCCGGCGTGCGTCCACACGACGGCACGCGCTATGTTTTCGTACACGACCCGGATGGCAACCTCATCGAAATCGGCCGTCCGGGAAAGCTTGAGGGGTAAGGGTTCTCACACAAAGACACAGAGACACAAAGAAAGAGAAAATAAAAACGGGCCGCGATCCCTTGAGATCGCGGCCTAATTTTTTAGCAGCCAAGTATCAGAAAATACTGAGTTTTTAAGGGCCATCGGTATTCGGGTCAATTAGAAATTCACCGAAACCCCTCTCGCTTGAAGTGCTGGAATATGTGTGTTGATGGATACGGCACTCAGAGGATTACGCGTTATAGAAATCCGGTCCCCGCTACTTAATCCCATGTTGGACACCAGCGGTGAGAGGTCTGAAATGCGGTTGGTAACAAGATACAGTGTTGCCAGACTGGTTAAGTTTTCAAGCGGTGAAATATCCGAGATGTTGTTGGAGCCAAGATATAGTGTTGCCAGACTGGTTAAGTTTTTAAGCGGTGAAATATCCGAGATGCTGTTGGAGCCAAGAAATAGGTCTGTCAGGCTGGTTAAGTTTTCAAGCGGCAAGATACCTGAGATGCTATTGTTGGCCAAATACAGATTTGTCAGACTGGTTAAGTTTTCAAGCGGTGAAATATCCGAGATAATCAGGTTATTATTGAGGTCCAGCCTTGTCNNNNNNNNNNCTTGTCAGACTGGCTAACTTAGCCAGTGGTATGAGGTCTGTGATGCGGCGGTTAGAGTCGAGTATCAGTGTTGTCAGACTGGCTAACTTAGCCAGTGGTGCGAGATCCGAGATGCTGTTGTTGCGTAGCTCCAGATTTGTCAGACTGGTTAAGTTTTCAAGTGGTGAAAGATCTGAGATGTGGTTATAGCTAAGACTCAAATGTGTCAGACTGGTTAAGTTTTCAAGTGGTGTAATATCCGAGATGCTG
This is a stretch of genomic DNA from Gemmatimonadota bacterium. It encodes these proteins:
- a CDS encoding antibiotic biosynthesis monooxygenase encodes the protein MIAVANRIFVNPEYAEQFEERFRNRAHLVDGMPGFISNKVLRPKKKDHPYIVLTFWESHEHFKNWVNSEAFQKGHARSGSLPKEAFTGSNQLEIHEVFLDSEHKETV
- a CDS encoding heme ABC transporter ATP-binding protein yields the protein MFEARGVSVLIDGHYLLKRVSIQIAPGKVVAVLGPNGAGKSTLVKVMCGEWVPSEGTIWIDGCSIADLTPINCAKQRAILPQQSFLTFPFRVLDVVLMGRFPHVKGIESARDYEIAQEALKRVGVAHLEQRVYPTLSGGEQQRVQFARVLAQIWDKHLTAGRYLLLDEPTTSLDLSHQHQVLQLARKWASNETGVLCVLHDLNLASQYADEVHVLKNGEQVASGVPNQVLTPDVVSDAFDIRVRQIIHPVKKFPLIVPK
- a CDS encoding iron ABC transporter permease, with the protein product MSAVPTVLQRDGIRISRLQIKRTSLILLALCALLCVLAVASVGIGAVSVTPAQVLSIFAKRMGFSVEQTFQSHQEAVVVAIRLPRVLLNILVGAGLAVSGAAMQGLFRNPLADPGLIGVSSGAALAAVSVIVLGATVLKGLSEILGIFTLPIAAFIGGVAATLLVYQLSATSGRVAVATMLLAGIAINALSGALTGLLTFVATDAQLRNITFWSMGNMGGATWTSVSVVTPFIIISVCLLGLYGRALNIFLLGESEARHLGVSVERMKREVITLAALAVGASVSVVGIIGFVGLVVPHLLRLSIGPDHRYLIPGAALLGASLLMAADLVARTLVAPAELPIGIVTAVIGVPFFLFLLLQNRNRQVF
- a CDS encoding RNA polymerase sigma factor RpoD/SigA — protein: MSAALMSYRTSNGTNGGSSSALELYFKDIAYSELLTPQEEIDLAKRIRKGDRKSLNKMIESNLRFVITIAKEYQGRGLLLEDLIAEGNMGLVRAATRYDETVGVKFTTYAVWWIRQGILSALAEKARMVRLPVNKIKHLSKLERISSELKQSLGREPRVEEIAAQAELHPKQVQDLLSASRWHVSFDMPLEDGPDTSLLEMLSDNDQETPEEAMLESSMAEEIRTALNTLAPRDARVLRLYFGINSGETMTLEQIGNILNLTKERVRQIRDKALAALKHPSRMRKMRTLLMEN
- a CDS encoding leucine-rich repeat domain-containing protein, with product IHDLKGIEFATGLTRLNLRNNSISDISPLKDLIHLTQLALNDNNISDISPLENLSNLTKLDIWDNSISDITPLENLTSLTHLSLSYNHISDLSPLENLTSLTNLELRNNSISDLAPLAKLASLTTLILDSNRRITDLIPLAKLASLT
- a CDS encoding TonB-dependent receptor, translated to MRYVLDGIKWIGLLLFLTWQCNAVAAKHETGQIQGVVQTSERTPLPNVNITIANTPLGTVSSSTGRFSFNNVQAGDYVLIARLVGYHLVEKEIKISTNTTARMTIALTPETIALPPIVVTGTKSSRKVENAPIQTQVITKREIDASGVINLRGLLAEQTGLAVISDHGMGVQMQGFDPDYTLILLDGEPIIGRTAGTLDLDRFLVNNLEQVEIVKGPTSSLYGSEALAGVINLITRMPEKPFSISVRPRYGSFGSLNFTGELETHQRNIGTSFFIDRSQSDGYDHTPETISPTAPEYVTYTANPKIVYRPNPRTTLSLAARVFVEDQYSLDEIYANGAIEAIHSDARLTDWNINPKIVFQWTPDFQITGKFYTTRYHTKSELTYRNSGETYSASTFTQNYHKAELQAQKLIGKTNLITVGAGGIWESVKADRITGGRQTSQNAFAFLQEEWLPTTWLNIVLSGRIDAHSDYATRLSPKAALLIKPIPSLRLRASIGSGFKAPTFQQLYLDFTNPSVGYSVLGSTYMREGLALLQREGRIAAILQDVESLEQIRAESAVSYNGGIEIAPRGSISAKINFFHNNVQDLIEASPIARKMSGQSVYTYFNLNRVFTKGIESELTLNPFSDVTLSAGYQYLETGDREVLDKIEADQIVKIDTETNKLRHVEISEYGGLYNRSKHTATMRFFFHNEKLGFSGSLRGIYRGRYGYRDRNLNTILDAPEEYAPGYDLWHISISQHIRKVATVQLGIDNIFDEKRLDYTPSLPGRTLYAGLTKSF
- a CDS encoding leucine-rich repeat domain-containing protein is translated as TRLDLNNNLIISDISPLENLTSLTNLYLANNSISGILPLENLTSLTDLFLGSNSISDISPLKNLTSLATLYLGSNNISDISPLENLTSLATLYLVTNRISDLSPLVSNMGLSSGDRISITRNPLSAVSINTHIPALQARGVSVNF
- a CDS encoding hemin ABC transporter substrate-binding protein: MRRVPILLFLCCGLFTQARADEHVQRVVSVGGDVTEIVYALAADSLLVGVDTSSQYPEAATSLPKVGYQRRLSAEGVLSLNPTLVLVSADAGPPAALEQIRQADVRVVVLPDSYTVEVAKKKIRAIASALKKTEKGEALAQKLSDDMQQTRQLLAKVSRHPRVLFIYARGQGTMLVSGKNTSANAVINLAGGVNAVTEYDGYKPLTSEAVVAAAPDVILMLESGLESLGDIDDLLKVPGVALTPAGQERRIVTMNGIYLLGFGPRLADAVRDLSHLLHPQLKDGS
- a CDS encoding VOC family protein, which produces MANHMESAGMGITRVSHITLVTGNLERASAFYEKILGLQPIPRPDYDFAGAWYRCGDVEIHLILAEEYPRPSRRHIAFEVADFDRVITSLDRERVRVASGPGVRPHDGTRYVFVHDPDGNLIEIGRPGKLEG
- a CDS encoding ferritin, translating into MINTNINAALNEQLNMEYYSAYSYLAMSAYFLTQNLNGFAHWMRVQAQEELTHGMKIYDFLDDREADIRFSAIDTPKQSWDSPLEVFEDSLAQEQRVSQSIYNIADLALSERDHATHTFLQWFIAEQVEEEAIVRELIDTIKLVGIEGNGLFLLDRDLAQRQLNGTDTAEGQ
- a CDS encoding ferritin; its protein translation is MIPEKVLMALNEQLNFEFHSAFHYLAMETYFHEVNLHGFAHYMREQYKEERMHALKIVDYINARNCRVLLKQIAEPPSEWASPLEVFEDAHRQEQKSSGMINDLVDLSLNERDHATEIFLKWFIEKQVEEEAQISSIVQKLKLVGDDAYGLFLLDRDMGG